The following is a genomic window from Polaribacter atrinae.
GAACTTGCTAATTGGTGTGTTAAAGAAGATTATTTAAACAAAAGAAACTTAGATAAAATAAGTACATATTCTCTACTTAAATTTTTTGTCTATAGAGGTCTTTTATCAAACTGGACACCTGAACAAATTTCAGGAAGACTCAAAGAGCTGTATCCTAATGACCCAATAATGTCTATTTCACACGAAGCTATTTATAGACACATTTATACTAGACCACAAGCTCGTTTAAACAAAAAGTTAATCAAACTATTAGTACGTAAAAAAACAAGGCGTAGAACACCTAAAAAAAGACGTGGTGGTGGATCTAAAATAATCAATCAAATCAGCATTGACAATAGACCTAAGCATATTGATCTCAGAAATGAAGTTGGACATTGGGAAGGGGATTTAGTCATTGGAAAAAATCATAAAAGTGCTATTGGAACTATAGTAGAACGCAAAACTAGATTTACTTTAATAGTGAAATTAGAGTCTAAAAAAGCAGGTGAAGTAGCAAACAAATTTTCTAAAATATTAAATAAATTAAATCCTATTTATAAAAAATCAATGACATATGATAACGGAATTGAAATGGCAAGACACGAAATAATCACCAAAAATACAGGTATGAAAATATACTTTGCTCATCCATATTCTTCCTGGGAAAGAGGTACAAACGAAAACACTAATGGGCTCATTAGAAGGTATCTTCCTAAAGGAACAAACTTCAATGAAATTGACCTAAATCAACTACAGATTATTCAAGAAAAATTGAACAACAGACCTCGAAAAATTATTGGTTATAAAACTCCTCAAGAAATGATAGATCTTGAACTTAAATTTGTAGCTTAGTAACATCAAAAAACATAAACGCTTTGTTGCATTACAACATTGAATCCAAGTCCGTAATAATTTGAAAATTTATGATTAATGAATTTAGAAAGTCACTATAAAAAACTTTATAATGAATCCATAAATAAAATATCTTCTGACAATTACGAAATTGACGATTTGATAGATTCTAACAAAGACAATAGGTTTGGAATAACACTTTTGATAAGACCTTCAATTGAGATAAAAGAAAAAATTCAAAAATTTATAAAAGAAATTAAGAAAATTGAACCGAATCAATATTTTTACCCAAATTCTGATATTCATATTACTGTTATGTCAATCATTTCTTGTTACGACGGATTTGATATTAAAAAGATTGATTTAGCAAAGTATATTGAATTGACTGAAAAGTGTCTTTTTGAGAAGAAAGATATGAATATCACTTTTAGAGGAATTACTGCCTCAACTTCTGGAATTATGGTTCAAGGATTTATGGATAATAACGAACTAAATGAAATTAGAGACAGGTTGAGAAAAGAATTTAAAAACTCTAATTTGGAGCAAAGTTTAGACAAAAGATATTCAATACAAACAGCTCACTCAACAATTGTTCGATTTAGAAAGGAATTAAGTCAAAAAGGAAAATTATTAGAATTTTTGGATGAAAATATTAATTACGAATTTGGAACTTTTAAAGTAAATGAATTTGAACTTGTTTATAACGATTGGTATCAAAGAGAAAAATACGTGAAAGAAATATATAAATTTGTTACGTAAAATAACGTAGCCTAACAA
Proteins encoded in this region:
- a CDS encoding 2'-5' RNA ligase family protein, whose translation is MNLESHYKKLYNESINKISSDNYEIDDLIDSNKDNRFGITLLIRPSIEIKEKIQKFIKEIKKIEPNQYFYPNSDIHITVMSIISCYDGFDIKKIDLAKYIELTEKCLFEKKDMNITFRGITASTSGIMVQGFMDNNELNEIRDRLRKEFKNSNLEQSLDKRYSIQTAHSTIVRFRKELSQKGKLLEFLDENINYEFGTFKVNEFELVYNDWYQREKYVKEIYKFVT
- a CDS encoding IS30 family transposase translates to MELKKHRRLTLKERVIIQTLLIEKKSKSYIAKKLKRAPSTITREVNKWVQKKEDNYDAELANWCVKEDYLNKRNLDKISTYSLLKFFVYRGLLSNWTPEQISGRLKELYPNDPIMSISHEAIYRHIYTRPQARLNKKLIKLLVRKKTRRRTPKKRRGGGSKIINQISIDNRPKHIDLRNEVGHWEGDLVIGKNHKSAIGTIVERKTRFTLIVKLESKKAGEVANKFSKILNKLNPIYKKSMTYDNGIEMARHEIITKNTGMKIYFAHPYSSWERGTNENTNGLIRRYLPKGTNFNEIDLNQLQIIQEKLNNRPRKIIGYKTPQEMIDLELKFVA